Proteins from a single region of Allofrancisella inopinata:
- the aceE gene encoding pyruvate dehydrogenase (acetyl-transferring), homodimeric type, whose amino-acid sequence MSDFTKDIDVLETQEWLEAFEDVVKREGVDRAKFLFDQLLAKGAELGVESAYATAKVKKYINSIDVSNQPSYPGDIELEKKIEAVNRWNSTVIVAHANKKDGSIGGHIGTGAGAMTLYEVGFNHFWKAPNENHAGDLIFYQGHLSPIVYARSFLEGRISSEQLDNFRKQAFNGENAVSSYPHPYLQPTYWQFPTVSMGLGPLQAIYQARFMKYLEARGLAKTSDRRVWAFCGDGEMDEPESIGSITRAGREGLDNLIFVVNCNLQRLDGLVNGNGNIVEELADVFMGAGWNVIKVLWSSDWDKLLNDPKAGKKLQQKLSSLNDGQFHTIKAHGGAECRKVVFSGDEDLEALAKDMSDADLAALRRGGHDPLKIYAAYKKATENANGRPTLILPMTVKGYGLGEWGESKNIAHNVKKLDTEALDYIRNRFDVPATKEDVENYKLIKLDENSPEMKYLHSKRKDLGGYIPARLENNQALEIPHYTDFAKNLLDDSGDREFSTTTAFVRILSTLAKDKKLGKYLVPITVDESRTFGMEGLFRQLGIYNPKGQQYVPEDKQQVMFYKESVDGQILQEGINEQGGFCSWIAAATSYSVHKVPMIPFMIYYSMFGFQRFGDLAWAAGDSMAKGFVIGGTSGRTTLNGEGLQHEDGHSHIQAGLIPNCVSYDPTYAYELAIILHEGMKRMYVDGDKVYYYVTVMNENYSHRAMPKGCEEGIIKGLYKLEDNKPAKNHVQLMGSGSILREVEAAAKMLKDEYDITSNIWSMTSANELYREAKDVARTNMLHPTAKKKESYIEKCFKNEQGPVIASTDYIKLYTDQLREFIPHTFVNLGTDGFGRSDTRAALRSFFEVDRYHVVVAALYALSLDGKVKASQVKEAIKKYNIDPERVAPLYS is encoded by the coding sequence ATGTCGGATTTCACTAAAGATATTGATGTTTTAGAAACTCAAGAATGGCTTGAAGCTTTTGAAGATGTAGTTAAAAGAGAAGGTGTTGATAGAGCTAAGTTTTTATTTGACCAGCTTCTAGCTAAAGGAGCTGAGCTTGGTGTAGAGAGTGCTTATGCAACAGCTAAAGTAAAAAAATACATTAACTCTATAGATGTTAGTAATCAGCCTAGTTATCCTGGTGATATAGAGTTAGAAAAGAAAATTGAAGCAGTAAATAGATGGAACTCAACTGTTATCGTAGCGCATGCTAATAAAAAAGACGGTTCAATTGGTGGTCATATAGGTACTGGTGCAGGGGCTATGACTCTATATGAAGTTGGTTTTAACCACTTCTGGAAAGCTCCAAATGAAAATCATGCAGGTGATTTGATTTTCTATCAAGGCCATCTTTCTCCAATTGTTTATGCTCGCTCTTTCCTAGAGGGCAGAATTTCATCTGAGCAATTAGATAATTTCAGAAAACAAGCTTTTAATGGTGAGAATGCTGTATCTTCTTATCCGCATCCTTATTTACAACCTACATATTGGCAGTTTCCTACAGTTTCTATGGGACTAGGTCCACTGCAGGCAATTTATCAAGCTAGATTTATGAAGTATCTAGAGGCAAGAGGCTTAGCTAAGACTTCTGATCGTAGAGTTTGGGCTTTTTGTGGTGATGGTGAAATGGATGAGCCAGAATCAATTGGTTCTATCACTAGAGCGGGTCGTGAAGGATTGGACAATCTAATCTTTGTGGTTAATTGTAATTTACAAAGATTAGATGGGCTTGTAAATGGTAATGGTAATATTGTAGAAGAGCTTGCAGATGTGTTTATGGGTGCAGGCTGGAACGTTATCAAAGTACTGTGGAGTAGTGATTGGGATAAATTACTAAATGATCCAAAAGCTGGCAAGAAATTACAGCAAAAGTTAAGCTCACTAAATGATGGTCAGTTTCATACTATCAAAGCTCATGGTGGAGCAGAGTGCCGTAAAGTGGTGTTTAGTGGTGATGAAGACTTAGAAGCTCTAGCGAAAGATATGTCAGATGCTGATTTAGCAGCACTTCGTCGCGGTGGCCATGACCCACTTAAAATCTACGCTGCTTATAAAAAAGCTACAGAAAATGCAAATGGACGCCCAACTCTTATATTACCAATGACTGTTAAAGGTTATGGCTTAGGTGAGTGGGGAGAGTCTAAAAATATCGCTCATAATGTTAAAAAACTTGATACAGAAGCGTTAGATTATATTAGAAATAGATTTGATGTTCCTGCTACAAAAGAAGACGTTGAAAATTATAAGCTTATTAAACTAGATGAAAATTCCCCAGAGATGAAATATCTTCATTCTAAGAGAAAAGACTTAGGTGGTTATATTCCTGCTAGGCTTGAGAACAATCAAGCATTAGAAATACCTCACTACACAGATTTTGCTAAAAATCTTTTGGACGATAGTGGTGATAGAGAGTTTTCAACTACTACAGCTTTTGTAAGAATTTTGTCAACGTTAGCAAAAGATAAAAAATTAGGTAAGTATCTTGTACCAATTACAGTTGATGAATCACGTACTTTTGGTATGGAAGGTTTGTTTAGACAGCTAGGTATTTATAATCCTAAAGGTCAACAGTACGTTCCAGAAGATAAACAACAAGTTATGTTCTACAAAGAATCTGTAGATGGTCAGATTTTACAAGAAGGTATTAATGAGCAGGGAGGTTTTTGCTCATGGATAGCAGCAGCAACTTCTTATAGCGTTCATAAGGTGCCAATGATTCCATTTATGATTTACTATTCTATGTTTGGTTTTCAAAGATTTGGAGATTTGGCATGGGCAGCTGGTGATTCTATGGCAAAAGGTTTTGTTATAGGCGGTACATCAGGGCGCACCACTTTAAATGGTGAAGGTTTACAGCATGAAGATGGTCATAGCCATATTCAAGCTGGGTTAATACCAAATTGTGTATCTTATGATCCTACTTACGCTTATGAGCTTGCTATTATCTTACATGAGGGTATGAAGAGAATGTATGTTGATGGTGATAAGGTTTATTATTACGTCACAGTTATGAATGAAAATTATTCTCATAGAGCTATGCCAAAAGGGTGTGAAGAAGGTATTATCAAAGGTTTATACAAGTTAGAAGATAATAAACCAGCTAAAAATCACGTCCAGTTGATGGGTTCGGGGTCTATTTTAAGAGAAGTTGAAGCTGCAGCTAAGATGCTTAAAGATGAATATGATATTACTTCTAATATTTGGAGTATGACTAGTGCAAATGAGCTTTATAGAGAAGCTAAAGATGTAGCTAGAACAAATATGCTTCATCCAACAGCTAAGAAGAAAGAAAGCTATATAGAAAAATGCTTTAAAAATGAGCAAGGCCCTGTGATAGCATCTACTGACTATATTAAGTTGTATACTGATCAGTTAAGAGAATTTATACCTCATACATTCGTTAACTTAGGTACAGATGGTTTTGGTAGATCAGATACTCGAGCAGCTTTAAGAAGTTTCTTTGAAGTAGATAGATACCATGTAGTAGTAGCAGCACTTTATGCTTTATCTTTAGACGGCAAAGTTAAAGCAAGCCAAGTAAAAGAAGCTATTAAAAAATATAATATAGATCCAGAGCGTGTAGCTCCATTATATAGCTAA
- a CDS encoding isocitrate/isopropylmalate dehydrogenase family protein, translated as MSNSLRKIAILPGDGVGQEVVSAAIPVFGALSLDFDFIYGEIGWECWRKEGNPVPQKTWEIINESDATLLGAITSKPYKQAISELPSYLIDNPPMYISPVIQLRQTLDLFANVRPIFNINDRSKDFNLAVIRENTEGLYSGLDYGYLPNEIKSIVSSNSKWQNITPDEACATLRLQTKFGLERLFKFAFEYASRHGLNKVTLADKPNVMRHSSYFVKTIFDKISSDYRNIEAEILNVDAVGLWLVRRPENFGVIVAENMFGDILSDVGAAVMGGLGFAPSGNYGSKGAYFEPVHGSAPRLSGKNIANPCAIFLTIAMLLESYNYTSQSEKIKKAIKEVIKEGKYLTYDMGGNTSTKEMADRIIDLVDSPLSSKVISIISTGSELVNGDRLDTNAQYFSQKITSLGGSVKGHQLVSDNQRDIKLAIEFGLNSSDCVIITGGLGPTSDDKTRDAVAGATGKELVFDEKNWKLVCDRFKRFNISVHDVNKQQAFFPKGAEILENPNGTAAGCKININNRVVFMLPGPPSENQPMFEKYVIPYLEEQKFLIEKKSLTWKLLGVIEADIADDIDRIISASEVEVAYRWSYPYIDVKLSFLVSKEFQLQSIISKVNRHLDKHTVSNDGRDSKTRLLDFVSKSKLNIKIIDYLTDGELGKLVAPYISDVTDESEELIYVEMKGLEEFKKKLPYSGSTILECNTRYNNLNYYNKLKIAYRGPEVQKYALHFGCFSILSSLKKMLGENK; from the coding sequence GTGAGTAACTCTTTGAGAAAAATAGCTATATTACCTGGTGATGGGGTGGGCCAGGAAGTGGTTTCGGCGGCTATACCTGTGTTTGGAGCATTATCACTAGATTTTGACTTTATTTATGGAGAAATAGGCTGGGAGTGTTGGAGAAAGGAAGGCAACCCTGTTCCTCAAAAAACATGGGAGATCATAAATGAAAGTGATGCCACATTACTAGGAGCAATTACAAGTAAACCATATAAACAAGCAATATCAGAGCTCCCAAGTTATTTAATTGATAACCCTCCTATGTATATTTCTCCAGTTATTCAACTTAGACAGACTTTAGATCTTTTTGCTAATGTCAGACCTATATTTAATATAAATGATAGATCTAAAGATTTTAATTTAGCTGTAATAAGAGAAAACACAGAAGGGTTATATTCAGGGTTAGATTATGGGTATTTACCTAATGAGATTAAGTCTATAGTGTCTAGTAATAGTAAGTGGCAAAATATAACCCCTGACGAGGCTTGTGCTACATTGAGACTACAAACTAAATTTGGATTAGAAAGGTTATTTAAATTTGCTTTTGAGTATGCAAGCAGGCATGGTCTTAATAAAGTTACCTTGGCAGATAAACCAAATGTAATGCGACATAGTTCGTATTTTGTGAAAACTATTTTTGATAAGATTTCATCAGATTATAGAAATATAGAGGCTGAAATTTTAAATGTTGATGCTGTTGGCTTGTGGCTAGTGCGTCGGCCAGAAAATTTTGGTGTAATAGTTGCTGAAAATATGTTTGGGGACATCCTTTCAGATGTTGGAGCAGCTGTTATGGGAGGATTAGGTTTTGCTCCAAGTGGTAATTATGGTAGTAAAGGCGCCTATTTTGAGCCTGTACATGGAAGCGCTCCTAGATTATCAGGAAAAAATATAGCAAACCCTTGCGCTATATTCTTGACTATAGCTATGTTATTAGAGAGCTATAATTATACATCACAATCAGAAAAAATTAAAAAAGCCATAAAAGAAGTAATAAAAGAGGGTAAATATTTAACTTATGATATGGGAGGAAACACATCTACTAAAGAGATGGCTGATAGAATAATTGACCTGGTAGATTCTCCACTAAGTAGCAAAGTCATTTCAATTATTTCCACGGGTTCTGAATTAGTCAATGGCGATAGGCTAGATACAAATGCACAATATTTTTCACAAAAGATCACCTCCTTAGGAGGTAGTGTCAAAGGACATCAGTTAGTTTCTGATAACCAAAGAGATATTAAGTTAGCAATTGAGTTTGGTTTAAATAGTAGTGATTGTGTAATAATTACAGGAGGATTAGGTCCAACTTCTGATGATAAGACAAGAGATGCTGTAGCAGGCGCAACTGGTAAGGAGCTGGTTTTTGATGAAAAAAATTGGAAACTTGTTTGTGATAGATTTAAAAGATTTAATATTTCAGTGCATGATGTAAATAAGCAGCAAGCATTTTTCCCAAAAGGTGCAGAAATACTAGAAAACCCAAATGGCACCGCAGCTGGATGCAAAATTAATATTAATAACAGGGTCGTTTTTATGTTACCTGGTCCTCCTAGTGAAAATCAACCAATGTTTGAAAAATATGTAATACCATATTTAGAAGAGCAAAAGTTTTTAATAGAGAAAAAAAGTCTTACATGGAAATTATTGGGAGTTATTGAAGCAGATATAGCAGATGATATCGATAGAATAATTTCAGCATCTGAAGTAGAGGTTGCATACAGGTGGAGCTACCCATACATTGATGTAAAGCTTTCTTTCCTAGTGTCAAAAGAATTTCAATTACAAAGTATTATAAGTAAAGTTAATAGGCATTTAGATAAACATACAGTTTCTAATGATGGAAGAGATAGTAAAACCAGATTACTAGATTTTGTAAGTAAAAGTAAATTGAATATAAAAATAATAGACTATCTGACAGATGGAGAGTTAGGGAAACTAGTTGCACCATATATTAGTGATGTAACTGACGAATCAGAAGAACTTATTTATGTAGAAATGAAAGGCTTAGAGGAATTTAAGAAAAAGCTTCCTTATAGTGGTTCGACTATTCTTGAATGTAATACTAGGTATAACAATCTAAATTACTATAATAAATTAAAAATTGCTTATAGAGGCCCAGAAGTTCAAAAATATGCGTTACATTTTGGATGTTTTAGCATCCTATCATCTCTAAAAAAAATGTTAGGAGAAAATAAATGA
- the aceF gene encoding pyruvate dehydrogenase complex dihydrolipoyllysine-residue acetyltransferase — protein MSIEIVKVPDIGDYDSVDVIEVNVAEGDIIAEEDSLITLETDKASMEVPSPVAGKIVKLTVKVGDKVSQGSAIMEIEVAGNEKTQEPKQEEQHESTQAESGEVSKPQPDASQASLEIIDVEVPDIGDYDSVDVIEVSVKVGDKVQEEDSLITLETDKASMEVPSPVAGEVVEVITKVGDKVSQGSLILKVKTQGSALVQASSQPTPAKQEASKKQQETKPSQATASSVNEYEVDNSNAHASPAVRKLARILNVDLNKVKATGRKGRVTKEDCYNYIKNAVSQVQSGKIAASGSGLDLLDDPVVDFAKFGEIETQPLSRINKISAKNLHRNWVKIPHVTFYDDADVTDLEEFRSSKKAFAEKKGIKITPLSFLVKAAAVALQEFPRMNSSLSNDGENLILKKYYNIGFAADTPAGLMVPVIKDADKKGIIEISKDIMELAGKARDGKLGAKDMSGATFTISSIGVLGTTAFTPIINMPEVAIMGVSKTAVKPVWNGKEFIPRTMLPLSMSADHRVIDGALAAKFLTRYCQILSDLREIIM, from the coding sequence ATGTCTATAGAAATAGTTAAAGTCCCTGATATTGGGGATTATGATAGTGTAGATGTGATTGAAGTAAATGTGGCTGAAGGCGATATTATTGCTGAAGAAGATTCTTTGATTACATTAGAAACAGATAAAGCTAGTATGGAAGTGCCTTCACCAGTAGCCGGTAAAATTGTTAAGTTGACTGTAAAAGTTGGTGATAAAGTTTCACAAGGTTCTGCGATTATGGAAATAGAAGTTGCAGGTAATGAAAAGACTCAAGAGCCAAAGCAAGAAGAACAACATGAATCTACACAAGCTGAGTCTGGTGAAGTGTCTAAGCCACAACCTGATGCATCTCAAGCATCTTTAGAAATTATAGATGTAGAAGTACCAGATATTGGTGACTATGATAGTGTTGATGTTATTGAAGTATCTGTAAAAGTTGGTGATAAAGTTCAAGAGGAAGATTCTTTAATTACGCTAGAAACAGATAAAGCTAGTATGGAAGTTCCATCTCCAGTAGCTGGTGAAGTTGTAGAAGTTATCACAAAGGTTGGCGATAAGGTTTCTCAAGGTAGTTTAATACTTAAAGTTAAAACACAAGGTTCAGCTTTAGTACAAGCTAGCTCACAACCTACCCCTGCTAAACAAGAAGCTTCTAAAAAACAACAAGAGACAAAACCATCTCAAGCTACAGCCAGTTCAGTAAATGAATATGAAGTAGATAACTCAAATGCTCATGCTTCACCAGCTGTTAGAAAGTTAGCTCGGATTTTAAATGTAGACTTAAACAAAGTAAAAGCTACAGGCCGTAAAGGTCGAGTTACAAAAGAGGATTGCTACAACTATATCAAAAATGCTGTTAGCCAGGTTCAATCTGGTAAGATTGCAGCTAGCGGTAGTGGTTTAGATCTTTTAGATGACCCAGTAGTTGATTTTGCTAAGTTTGGTGAGATTGAAACCCAACCACTATCAAGAATTAATAAAATTAGTGCTAAAAACTTACATAGAAATTGGGTTAAGATTCCTCATGTAACATTCTATGATGATGCTGACGTTACGGACCTTGAAGAATTTAGAAGTTCTAAAAAAGCATTTGCTGAGAAAAAGGGTATAAAAATTACGCCTTTATCATTCTTGGTTAAAGCAGCAGCTGTAGCATTGCAAGAGTTTCCAAGAATGAACAGCTCGCTTTCAAATGATGGTGAAAATTTAATTCTTAAAAAATACTATAATATTGGCTTTGCTGCAGACACGCCAGCTGGTCTAATGGTTCCAGTAATCAAAGATGCTGATAAAAAAGGTATCATTGAAATATCAAAAGATATTATGGAATTAGCAGGTAAGGCACGTGATGGTAAATTAGGTGCAAAAGATATGTCTGGTGCTACATTTACTATCTCAAGTATCGGGGTATTAGGTACTACCGCATTTACACCAATTATTAATATGCCAGAAGTGGCTATTATGGGCGTTTCAAAAACTGCTGTTAAACCGGTTTGGAATGGTAAAGAGTTTATTCCTAGGACTATGTTACCTTTATCTATGTCAGCAGATCATAGAGTTATAGATGGTGCGTTGGCTGCGAAGTTCTTAACTAGATATTGTCAGATATTATCTGATTTACGTGAAATCATAATGTAA
- the lpdA gene encoding dihydrolipoyl dehydrogenase, producing MSDIKTQVVVLGSGPGGYSAAFRAADLGLEVTLVERYENIGGVCLNVGCIPSKAMLHIAKVINEARHLAAAGIIEMGDMKINKDKILKYKNDIVSKLTGGLKGMAAMRKVKIVQGYGKFTSDKELAVEGADGKVTKIAFDNCIIAAGSSVINLPFVPKDDRIIDSTGALQMKEIPETMLVVGGGIIGLEMAQVYSELGTKITVVEFADQLMNGVDKDIVKAYEKMNKRYEVRLKTGVTAMDARKDGIYVTMEGDIDAKEERYDRVLMAIGRKPNGKLIDAEKAGVKVDERGFIPVDKQLRTNVPHIFAIGDIVGQPMLAHKAVPEGRTAAEVISGLNHSFDPLVIPAVAYTDPEVAWVGETETSAKAKGIKYEKGVFPWAASGRSLSIGRSEGMTKVLFDENHKIIGASIVGTNAGELISEAALAIEMGCDAEDIALTVHPHPTLSESLMMATEVFEGTATDLPPQKKK from the coding sequence ATGAGTGATATTAAAACACAGGTGGTAGTGTTAGGTAGTGGTCCTGGTGGATATAGTGCAGCTTTTAGAGCAGCTGATCTAGGACTAGAAGTTACTTTAGTAGAAAGATATGAAAACATTGGTGGTGTGTGTCTAAATGTTGGCTGTATTCCATCAAAAGCTATGCTACATATAGCAAAAGTTATCAATGAAGCTAGACATTTAGCAGCTGCTGGTATCATCGAAATGGGTGATATGAAAATTAACAAAGATAAAATTCTTAAATATAAGAATGATATTGTTAGTAAGCTTACTGGTGGCCTAAAAGGTATGGCTGCTATGAGAAAAGTTAAAATCGTACAAGGTTACGGTAAATTTACATCTGATAAAGAGTTAGCTGTAGAAGGTGCTGATGGTAAGGTTACAAAGATTGCTTTTGATAATTGTATTATTGCGGCAGGTTCTAGTGTTATTAATCTACCATTTGTGCCAAAAGATGACAGAATTATCGACTCAACTGGTGCTCTACAGATGAAAGAAATCCCAGAAACTATGCTAGTAGTTGGTGGTGGAATTATTGGGCTTGAGATGGCGCAAGTATACTCTGAGCTTGGTACTAAGATTACGGTAGTGGAATTTGCTGACCAGCTGATGAATGGTGTGGATAAAGACATAGTAAAAGCTTATGAAAAAATGAATAAGCGTTATGAAGTTCGTCTAAAAACTGGTGTTACAGCTATGGATGCGCGTAAAGATGGTATCTATGTAACTATGGAAGGTGACATCGACGCTAAAGAAGAAAGATATGATAGAGTGCTTATGGCTATTGGTCGTAAGCCAAACGGTAAGTTAATTGATGCTGAGAAAGCTGGTGTTAAAGTTGATGAAAGGGGATTTATCCCAGTAGATAAACAACTTCGCACTAATGTTCCGCATATCTTTGCTATTGGTGACATAGTTGGTCAGCCTATGCTTGCTCATAAAGCTGTACCAGAAGGAAGAACAGCTGCTGAAGTTATCTCAGGTTTAAATCATAGCTTTGATCCTCTAGTAATTCCAGCTGTTGCTTACACTGATCCAGAAGTTGCTTGGGTTGGTGAAACAGAAACTTCCGCAAAAGCTAAGGGTATCAAATATGAAAAAGGAGTATTTCCTTGGGCTGCTAGTGGTAGATCATTAAGTATTGGCAGATCAGAAGGTATGACAAAAGTGCTATTTGATGAAAACCACAAAATTATCGGTGCTTCTATAGTGGGTACTAACGCCGGTGAGCTTATTTCAGAAGCAGCTTTAGCTATTGAAATGGGTTGTGATGCTGAAGATATAGCTCTTACAGTTCATCCACATCCAACTCTATCTGAAAGCTTAATGATGGCTACAGAAGTTTTTGAAGGTACAGCTACAGACCTTCCTCCTCAAAAGAAAAAATAG
- a CDS encoding IS701 family transposase has protein sequence MDKDLLDIYTDYLISQTKYATATKLSDILDQEVSHDKITRFLNKSDLTSLEFWKYIKPLVRKHNSEYDVLCLDDTISEKPSTDENDIVCWHHSHAKSVHVKGINIVSCMLSTSNLSIPIDYEIVKKDERYYDEKDKRYKRRSKVTKNQMFQNMINRAVINHVKFKYILADSWFCSKDNMNFIHHRLSKKFILGMKSNRVVALSDYARKSKDFIKLSELDIADGESLKIWLKDMNFPVLLTKKIFINENGTKGILYLVTNDLEIDSNQLYHDYQKRWQIEVYHKSIKQNTSLSASPTKVEKTQRNHIFCSLVAFCKLEMLKIKTSLNHFALKYKLLVRSNAIALKELYEIRNS, from the coding sequence ATGGACAAGGATTTACTAGATATATACACAGACTATCTTATAAGCCAAACTAAGTATGCTACAGCCACAAAATTATCAGATATATTAGATCAAGAAGTATCACATGACAAAATAACAAGGTTTTTAAACAAGTCAGATTTAACAAGCTTAGAATTTTGGAAATATATAAAGCCTTTAGTTAGAAAACATAACAGCGAATACGATGTTCTTTGTTTGGATGATACAATTAGTGAAAAGCCAAGCACAGATGAAAATGATATAGTCTGTTGGCATCACTCTCATGCTAAAAGTGTTCATGTAAAGGGTATTAATATAGTCTCATGTATGCTTAGTACATCAAACTTATCTATTCCTATAGACTATGAGATAGTGAAAAAGGATGAGCGATATTATGATGAAAAAGATAAGCGGTATAAAAGAAGATCTAAAGTTACTAAAAACCAAATGTTTCAAAACATGATAAATCGAGCAGTTATTAATCATGTTAAGTTTAAATATATTTTGGCAGATAGCTGGTTTTGCTCTAAAGATAATATGAATTTCATACATCATAGATTATCGAAGAAATTTATACTTGGTATGAAGTCAAATAGAGTTGTTGCCTTGAGTGATTATGCTAGAAAGAGTAAGGATTTTATTAAGCTCTCTGAACTTGATATTGCTGATGGAGAATCTTTAAAGATATGGCTTAAAGATATGAATTTCCCTGTGCTTTTAACAAAAAAGATTTTCATAAACGAGAACGGTACAAAAGGAATTTTATATCTTGTAACAAATGATTTAGAAATAGATTCTAATCAGTTATACCATGACTATCAAAAAAGATGGCAAATAGAGGTTTATCATAAATCAATTAAGCAAAATACTTCTTTATCAGCCTCACCAACTAAAGTTGAGAAAACTCAAAGAAATCATATTTTTTGCTCATTAGTAGCTTTTTGTAAACTAGAAATGCTTAAGATAAAAACTTCACTAAACCACTTCGCTCTGAAATATAAGCTATTAGTTAGATCTAACGCTATTGCTCTTAAGGAGTTATATGAAATTAGAAATTCATAA
- a CDS encoding IS256 family transposase, with amino-acid sequence MSKNKKSEDIYSVIADQIIDSGVDVNQMFEKDGLLKQLTKRLLEKALDTEMNSHLGYSKHQRSNSSNARNGYSNKSLSTDTGNIDISIPRDRDSNFEPQIVPKRVTKINGLDQKIISLYAKGMSTTDIQQQLFELYDTKISTSFISDVTEAIIDDVKAWQNRPLESVYPIVFFDCIVVKVREDKHIINKAVYVALGISLTGHKDVLGLWISQNEGAKYWLGVFTELKNRGLQDIFIACTDNLKGMSDAIQAIYPETKHQLCMVHQIRNSLKYVPYKDKKEVARELKKIYDADTIEIAQSELDNFANKYDAKYPLISKSWTNNWDNLTVFLQYPPKIRKVIYTTNAIESLNSQFRKVIKNKKLFPKDDSVFKSLYLAIDYLTKKWSMPVRYWNEAMPYFAIEFEDRIQRFM; translated from the coding sequence ATGTCTAAGAATAAGAAGTCAGAAGATATTTACTCAGTTATTGCAGATCAAATAATAGATTCAGGTGTTGATGTTAATCAAATGTTTGAGAAAGATGGTTTGCTAAAGCAACTAACAAAACGATTATTAGAAAAAGCACTAGATACAGAAATGAATAGTCATCTTGGCTACTCAAAGCATCAACGCAGTAACTCTTCAAATGCTAGAAATGGCTATAGTAATAAAAGTTTATCTACGGATACTGGTAATATAGATATATCAATTCCTAGAGATAGAGATAGTAACTTTGAGCCTCAAATAGTTCCCAAAAGAGTAACAAAGATAAATGGATTAGACCAAAAAATAATATCTTTGTATGCTAAAGGTATGAGTACTACAGATATCCAACAACAGTTATTTGAGTTATATGATACAAAGATAAGTACAAGCTTTATAAGTGATGTTACAGAAGCTATTATTGATGATGTTAAAGCATGGCAAAATAGACCTTTAGAGTCAGTTTATCCAATAGTGTTTTTTGACTGTATAGTCGTTAAAGTTAGAGAAGACAAGCATATTATTAATAAAGCTGTGTATGTGGCTCTTGGCATATCGTTAACTGGTCATAAGGATGTATTAGGTCTTTGGATCAGTCAAAATGAAGGTGCTAAATATTGGCTAGGAGTATTTACTGAATTAAAGAATAGAGGCTTACAGGATATATTTATAGCATGTACTGATAATTTAAAAGGTATGTCTGATGCTATACAAGCTATATACCCTGAGACAAAGCATCAGCTTTGTATGGTTCATCAAATTCGTAATAGTCTTAAGTATGTGCCATATAAAGACAAAAAAGAGGTAGCTAGAGAGTTAAAGAAAATATATGATGCTGATACCATTGAAATAGCTCAATCTGAACTTGATAACTTTGCAAATAAGTATGACGCTAAATATCCTTTAATTTCAAAATCATGGACAAATAACTGGGATAATTTAACCGTATTCTTGCAATACCCACCAAAAATTCGTAAAGTTATTTATACTACTAATGCGATAGAATCGCTTAATAGTCAGTTTAGGAAAGTTATTAAAAATAAAAAGCTGTTTCCTAAGGATGACTCTGTTTTCAAATCTTTGTACTTGGCTATAGATTATTTGACTAAAAAATGGTCTATGCCTGTCAGATATTGGAATGAGGCTATGCCTTATTTCGCTATTGAGTTTGAGGATAGAATCCAGAGATTCATGTAA